In the genome of Drosophila yakuba strain Tai18E2 chromosome 3R, Prin_Dyak_Tai18E2_2.1, whole genome shotgun sequence, one region contains:
- the LOC6536347 gene encoding tyrosine-protein kinase Fer isoform X10 has protein sequence MMSSSGHSSNYAGAESGGIFETIVFTGRPIPPARKKRPKSKVFISLSTNRPLYEEEWFHGVLPREEVVRLLNNDGDFLVRETIRNEESQIVLSVCWNGHKHFIVQTTSEGNFRFEGPPFASIQELIMHQYHSELPVTVKSGSILRRPVCRERWELSNDDVVLLERIGRGNFGDVYKAKLKSTKLDVAVKTCRMTLPDEQKRKFLQEGRILKQYDHPNIVKLIGICVQKQPIMIVMELVLGGSLLTYLRKNSNGLTTRQQMGMCRDAAAGMRYLESKNCIHRDLAARNCLVDLEHSVKISDFGMSREEEEYIVSDGMKQIPVKWTAPEALNFGKYTSLCDVWSYGILMWEIFSKGDTPYSGMTNSRARERIDTGYRMPTPKSTPEEMYRLMLQCWAADAESRPHFDEIYNVVDALILRLDNSH, from the exons ATGATGAGCAGTTCCGGACACAGCAGCAACTATGCCGGAGCCGAAAGTGGGGGAATTTTCGAGACAATTGTCTTTACGGGTCGGCCAATTCCACCGGCCCGAAAAAAGCGGCCAAAATCGAAAGTATTT ATATCTCTATCCACAAATCGTCCGCTCTACGAGGAGGAATGGTTCCATGGCGTTCTGCCGCGTGAGGAGGTGGTTCGATTGCTAAATAACGATGGTGACTTCCTGGTCCGCGAAACGATTCGAAACGAGGAGAGCCAGATTGTGCTCAGTGTGTGTTGGAATGGCCACAAGCACTTCATTGTCCAGACCACCAGCGAGGGTAATTTCCGGTTCGAGGGACCGCCATTCGCCAGCATCCAGGAGTTGATCATGCATCAGTATCACTCGGAATTGCCAGTGACCGTGAAATCGGGATCGATACTCCGGCGACCCGTGTGCCGCGAGCGCTGGGAGCTGAGCAACGACGATGTGGTGCTTCTGGAGAGGATTGGTCGG GGAAACTTTGGAGATGTCTACAAGGCCAAACTAAAGTCCACCAAACTGGATGTGGCTGTCAAAACCTGTCGAATGACCCTGCCCGATGAACAGAAGCGGAAGTTCCTGCAGGAAGGACGCATCCTTAAGCAATACGATCATCCGAATATCGTCAAATTGATTGGCATTTGTGTGCAGAAGCAGCCCATTATGATTGTCATGGAACTGGTGCTCG GTGGCTCGCTGCTAACTTATTTGCGCAAGAACTCCAATGGCCTCACCACTCGCCAGCAAATGGGCATGTGCAGAGATGCGGCGGCAG GTATGCGATATCTGGAGTCCAAGAACTGCATTCATCGGGATCTGGCGGCGCGCAATTGTCTCGTTGACTTGGAGCACAGCGTGAAGATCTCCGATTTCGGAATGTCTCGCGAGGAAGAGGAATATATAG TTTCCGATGGCATGAAGCAAATACCTGTGAAGTGGACAGCACCCGAGGCGCTGAACTTCGGAAAGTACACCTCCTTGTGCGACGTGTGGTCCTATGGCATTCTGATGTGGGAGATCTTCTCCAAGGGCGACACACCCTACTCCGGCATGACCAACTCCAGAGCCCGGGAGCGCATCGATACGG GATACCGTATGCCAACGCCGAAGAGCACGCCCGAGGAGATGTACCGACTGATGCTCCAGTGCTGGGCAGCCGACGCCGAGTCCCGGCCGCATTTCGATGAGATCTACAATGTGGTCGACGCACTGATTCTGCGCCTGGACAACAGCCACTGA